Proteins from one Nodularia sp. LEGE 06071 genomic window:
- a CDS encoding eIF2A-related protein, with amino-acid sequence MSPLGIATSHLTHVLELGEAQFWLLLVGVNKYQDKGLPSLRYSAVDCQGLAAALADATQGFPQTAERVHHDLSSSLPTLSTVRASLQEITAAAQPQDTILFYFSGHGMLKPNSQQAFLCLADTQTDDLLNTALGLEEILQLLGNSQAQTQLVWLDACHSGSLTFRSARSEISTASLPNPTSEMVELLRQRAKQSKGFYALLSCDTNQQSWEFPELGHGVFTYYLMRGLRGEAADPQGLIDADGLYRYVYHQTRQYIEQTNQQLRLINQQNKSRGDTNLYSEYPQQTPKRIVEGVGEVILGLKPAFVESSSPRQALILEGLANNQTTLAVSKLLRGVGGFELEYWPRSPDTTTQDLHSTIQTCLQTTELAPQNHPRIFATVLLYLRGRLEETEVGEPVLVLAENVRLSRSWLRQQLRRSTYAQQIIILDCPVTNDYAPLQDWVEDLQLGFEQGQCIIAAAAPKNHPEKFAEALHSTLQAAQIQGSLSAAAWITQLQLFCNHEFPLHIWLSGTQGVIEVIPASSGNRGVESTAAIDLGLCPYRGLRAFGEEDAAYFYGREVVVQQLISDLGQKSFIAVVGASGSGKSSVVQAGLIAQLRRGKLLLGSENWWMRSFRPGANPLQALSRRLVDSGTEKEKAYQQLQLEAMLSQGIEEFALWVRHRPETMVVLVIDQFEELFTTASSDDRQRFLAVVLGALEHIPEKFKLIITLRADFIAPCLEVPTLAKLLQQSSLLLPPCLTEEEYRQIIINPAEQVGLTVEAELVEVLVQELHQSPGDLPLLEFVLEQLWEYRENAAITLQAYQQHLGGIKGALESKAQKLYNSLDLEAQECARWIFLSLTQLGEGTEDTRRRVLKSELIVQKYPVPLVERTLQVLIAAKLVVVNLEEDAEAFGESRGLGEQEKTSLGSPPYSPVTVEVAHEVLIRYWSTLRWWLEENRAMLRSHRQIAQAAALWINSDEQPDFLLQGVRLAEAEEIYLHYTDEVSVDVQRFIQACLIERQRQQQKEKNRLRKAQRTVGIMSILGLTAFGLAVLAYQQTQKAQLREIQALNSLSENFLLSHNQLEALLTSLKAGREVQKITPGIPINIQAQTATILQQAVYGTQERHRLTHNSWVSSVSFSPDGQMLASGYADNTIQLWKSDGSLLATLTDHNDGVNSVSFSPDGQILASASSDSTIKLWSREGKLLNTLTGHLHGVNSVSFSPDGRMLASASNDNSARLWSRDGKLLVTFLEHSRSINSVRFSPEGDLIASASDDGTVKLWSLDGRLLSTLPASTQEVLDVSFSPDGQTIASASANGTVKLWSRDGDLLRTIAAHSGGVWQVKFSPDGEIIASASADKTIKLWTRAGNLLGTLQGHSHEVNSLSFSPDSHRLASASDDNTIRFWQIERDLPRTFYGHKDSVNDVRFTADGSNIASMSADNTMKLWNLNGQLLKTLPSPIEDVTSISFSRDGNTVALASANQAIQIRQRDGTLLHTLEGHKHWIRSMSFSPDDQILASGSADKTIKLWNRDGGLWQTLEGHQGWVTNVKFSPDGKILASASADKTIKLWKRDGGLLKTLSGHSASVWGINFSPDGKTIASASQDKTVKLWNLDGSLLHTFQGHSDLVNQVSFSPDGKMIASASDDDTIKVWNISSGILLKSFSGHNGGVKSVSFSPDGKMLVSGGQDATIKLWNLEEIELQTSNLDQLLDNACDRLGNYLQTSPDISREEYELCFGD; translated from the coding sequence ATGTCTCCACTAGGTATAGCTACCAGTCATTTAACCCATGTCCTAGAATTAGGAGAGGCACAATTTTGGCTGTTGTTGGTAGGAGTCAACAAATACCAAGACAAGGGACTACCTTCATTACGCTACTCGGCTGTTGATTGTCAGGGTTTAGCCGCAGCTTTAGCCGACGCAACCCAAGGATTTCCCCAAACCGCAGAAAGGGTTCACCACGATTTAAGTTCTAGCTTGCCGACTCTCTCCACAGTCCGTGCTAGCTTACAGGAAATTACTGCCGCAGCTCAACCACAGGACACGATTTTATTTTATTTCTCTGGACATGGGATGCTGAAGCCAAATTCTCAACAAGCATTTTTGTGTCTAGCAGATACTCAAACAGACGACTTACTCAACACAGCTTTGGGTTTAGAGGAAATTTTGCAACTGTTGGGAAATAGTCAGGCGCAGACTCAGTTAGTGTGGCTGGATGCTTGTCATAGTGGTAGCCTGACATTCCGATCTGCTAGAAGTGAGATCAGTACAGCATCTTTGCCCAATCCGACATCTGAGATGGTGGAATTGTTACGCCAACGAGCAAAACAGAGTAAAGGATTCTATGCTTTGCTTTCCTGTGATACTAATCAACAATCCTGGGAATTTCCCGAATTGGGACATGGCGTATTTACATATTACTTAATGCGTGGGTTGCGTGGTGAAGCGGCTGATCCCCAAGGTTTGATTGATGCTGATGGACTGTACAGATATGTTTATCATCAAACGCGCCAATATATTGAGCAAACGAATCAGCAATTACGACTGATTAATCAGCAAAACAAAAGTCGCGGCGACACTAATCTGTATTCCGAATATCCGCAGCAAACACCGAAGCGGATTGTGGAAGGAGTGGGGGAAGTGATTCTGGGATTAAAACCAGCCTTTGTGGAATCGTCTTCTCCCCGACAAGCTTTAATTTTAGAAGGGCTAGCAAATAATCAGACTACCCTGGCTGTGAGTAAACTGTTACGGGGTGTGGGTGGTTTTGAGTTAGAGTATTGGCCGCGATCGCCAGACACTACCACTCAGGATTTACACTCTACTATTCAAACTTGTTTACAAACTACAGAATTAGCACCGCAAAACCACCCCAGAATTTTTGCCACTGTCCTGTTATATTTACGTGGACGACTGGAGGAAACTGAAGTTGGTGAACCTGTTTTAGTTTTAGCAGAAAATGTCCGCCTGAGTCGTTCCTGGTTAAGGCAACAGCTCAGGCGTTCAACTTATGCCCAACAAATCATTATTTTAGACTGCCCGGTGACAAATGACTATGCACCTCTACAAGATTGGGTGGAGGATTTGCAACTAGGATTTGAGCAAGGGCAATGTATCATTGCGGCGGCTGCACCAAAAAATCATCCCGAAAAATTTGCCGAAGCGCTACACTCTACCTTACAAGCAGCCCAAATTCAAGGTAGCCTCTCAGCAGCGGCTTGGATTACCCAATTGCAATTATTCTGTAACCATGAATTTCCCTTGCATATCTGGCTATCTGGTACACAAGGCGTAATTGAAGTTATACCCGCCAGTTCTGGTAATCGAGGCGTTGAGTCAACAGCAGCGATTGATTTAGGGCTTTGTCCTTACCGGGGATTGCGGGCTTTTGGGGAAGAAGATGCTGCGTATTTTTACGGTAGAGAAGTTGTGGTTCAGCAATTAATTAGTGACTTAGGGCAGAAGTCATTTATTGCTGTGGTGGGGGCTTCTGGTAGTGGTAAATCTTCTGTGGTACAGGCGGGATTAATCGCCCAACTGCGACGGGGAAAACTCTTACTAGGTAGTGAAAATTGGTGGATGAGAAGCTTTCGCCCTGGTGCAAATCCTCTGCAAGCTTTATCACGCCGTTTAGTAGATAGCGGGACTGAAAAGGAAAAAGCTTATCAGCAATTGCAACTAGAAGCGATGTTGTCCCAGGGTATAGAAGAATTTGCGCTCTGGGTACGTCATCGCCCAGAAACAATGGTAGTTTTAGTGATAGATCAGTTTGAAGAATTATTTACTACTGCATCCAGTGACGATAGACAGCGTTTTTTAGCAGTTGTCTTAGGGGCGCTGGAACATATACCAGAAAAGTTTAAATTAATTATTACTTTGCGGGCTGACTTTATCGCTCCCTGTTTAGAAGTTCCGACTTTGGCGAAGTTGTTGCAGCAGTCGAGTCTGCTGTTACCTCCCTGCTTGACTGAAGAAGAGTATCGCCAGATTATTATTAACCCTGCTGAACAAGTGGGTTTAACAGTTGAGGCGGAATTGGTAGAAGTGCTGGTGCAGGAGTTACACCAATCTCCTGGGGATTTACCACTGTTAGAATTTGTTCTGGAACAGTTGTGGGAATACCGCGAAAATGCGGCAATTACTTTACAAGCGTACCAACAGCATTTGGGCGGAATTAAAGGAGCGCTGGAAAGCAAAGCCCAAAAGCTTTACAACAGTTTAGATTTAGAAGCTCAAGAGTGCGCCCGGTGGATTTTTCTGTCGCTGACTCAGTTGGGTGAGGGTACGGAAGATACTCGGCGACGGGTACTCAAATCTGAGTTAATTGTCCAAAAATATCCGGTTCCATTGGTAGAAAGAACATTACAAGTGTTAATTGCTGCCAAGCTGGTAGTTGTGAATTTAGAAGAAGATGCCGAGGCGTTTGGGGAAAGCCGGGGACTAGGAGAACAAGAAAAAACTTCTCTGGGATCACCTCCATATTCGCCTGTAACTGTGGAAGTAGCCCACGAAGTGCTGATTCGTTACTGGTCTACGTTGCGCTGGTGGTTAGAGGAAAATCGGGCGATGTTGCGATCGCATCGTCAAATTGCCCAAGCCGCAGCTTTGTGGATCAATAGCGATGAACAACCAGATTTTCTCTTACAAGGGGTTCGCCTCGCCGAAGCTGAAGAAATTTATCTCCATTACACTGACGAAGTATCTGTTGATGTCCAACGTTTTATTCAAGCTTGTTTAATCGAAAGACAACGCCAACAACAAAAAGAAAAAAATAGACTCAGAAAAGCTCAAAGAACTGTGGGAATTATGAGTATTCTGGGACTGACAGCTTTTGGTTTAGCTGTTTTAGCTTACCAACAAACTCAAAAAGCCCAGTTACGAGAGATACAAGCTTTAAATTCTTTGTCAGAAAACTTTCTCCTCTCCCATAATCAGTTAGAAGCATTACTCACTAGCCTCAAGGCAGGGAGAGAAGTACAAAAAATTACTCCTGGTATCCCGATAAATATCCAAGCTCAAACAGCAACTATCCTCCAACAGGCAGTTTATGGCACTCAAGAACGTCACCGTTTAACTCATAATTCTTGGGTAAGCAGCGTCAGTTTTTCCCCGGATGGTCAAATGTTGGCTTCTGGTTATGCAGATAACACCATCCAACTTTGGAAAAGTGATGGCAGTTTACTCGCAACTCTCACAGACCATAATGATGGTGTGAATAGTGTGAGTTTCTCCCCGGATGGTCAAATATTGGCTTCTGCTAGTAGTGACAGTACCATTAAACTCTGGAGTCGTGAGGGTAAGTTACTGAATACTCTCACCGGACACCTTCATGGTGTGAATAGCGTCAGTTTTTCACCGGATGGTCGAATGTTGGCTTCTGCTAGCAATGACAATTCGGCTCGGCTTTGGAGTCGCGATGGTAAGTTATTGGTAACTTTTCTCGAACATAGCCGCAGTATAAATAGCGTCAGGTTCTCTCCAGAAGGTGATCTCATAGCCTCAGCGAGTGATGATGGCACTGTTAAACTTTGGAGTTTGGACGGTCGTTTGTTATCAACTTTGCCAGCCAGTACGCAAGAAGTTTTGGATGTCAGTTTTAGCCCGGATGGACAAACAATTGCTTCCGCTAGTGCTAATGGGACAGTTAAACTCTGGAGTCGTGACGGTGATTTGCTCAGAACGATCGCAGCACATAGTGGTGGTGTTTGGCAAGTCAAGTTTTCTCCTGATGGTGAGATCATAGCCTCAGCCAGTGCTGATAAAACTATCAAACTTTGGACTCGTGCAGGTAATCTGTTAGGTACTTTGCAAGGACATAGCCATGAGGTTAATAGTCTGAGTTTTAGCCCAGATAGCCACAGACTGGCCTCGGCTAGTGATGACAATACAATCCGATTTTGGCAAATAGAAAGAGATTTACCCAGAACTTTTTACGGACATAAAGATAGTGTCAATGATGTCCGCTTCACGGCTGATGGCAGTAATATTGCTTCTATGAGTGCTGACAACACGATGAAACTCTGGAATTTGAATGGTCAGTTACTCAAAACTTTGCCTTCTCCCATCGAAGATGTTACCAGTATTAGTTTTAGCAGGGATGGTAATACAGTGGCTTTGGCAAGTGCAAATCAGGCTATCCAGATTCGTCAACGAGATGGGACTTTGCTGCATACCCTGGAAGGACATAAGCATTGGATCAGGAGTATGAGTTTCAGCCCTGATGATCAAATTCTGGCTTCTGGTAGTGCAGACAAAACTATCAAACTCTGGAATCGAGACGGTGGTTTGTGGCAAACTCTTGAGGGTCATCAGGGTTGGGTGACTAATGTCAAATTTAGCCCGGATGGTAAAATTCTGGCTTCTGCAAGTGCGGATAAAACTATCAAACTCTGGAAGCGAGACGGTGGTTTGCTGAAAACTCTCTCAGGTCATAGCGCTAGTGTCTGGGGGATTAATTTTTCTCCCGATGGTAAAACTATTGCTTCCGCTAGTCAGGACAAAACTGTGAAACTCTGGAATTTGGATGGTTCACTACTGCACACTTTCCAGGGACATAGTGATTTGGTGAATCAGGTTAGCTTCTCGCCGGACGGCAAAATGATCGCTTCAGCTAGTGATGATGATACTATCAAAGTCTGGAATATTAGCAGTGGGATTTTGCTGAAAAGCTTTTCTGGGCATAATGGCGGTGTCAAAAGCGTTAGTTTCAGTCCTGACGGTAAAATGCTAGTTTCTGGGGGTCAAGATGCCACGATTAAACTGTGGAACCTGGAGGAGATAGAACTGCAAACATCAAATCTCGATCAGCTGCTGGACAATGCTTGCGATCGCCTGGGTAATTATCTGCAAACTAGCCCTGATATTTCTAGAGAAGAGTATGAACTTTGTTTTGGTGACTAA